A genome region from Alteripontixanthobacter maritimus includes the following:
- a CDS encoding error-prone DNA polymerase, whose translation MPDPSLTPPKPILVRTDDFEPNAPTPYVELGLISAFSFLRGASQARQIIETAFELGYHALGIADCNTMAGVVQHHANAKVAKIRPVIGCRLELMEGYAFLAYPKDRDAYGRLCTLLSQGKMQTLDGEWQDKGECHLTLDMLAQHSDGVQLIALPGDDVAAFSKALPSLAVKLPSLKHIAAAYLYRGNDRARIAMLDQLAADNGLMILATNDVHYHVPSRRPLQDVMTCIREKTTIANAGYLLNSNGERHLKSPEEMQRLFASWPHAIAATRDVADACNFSLDELRYEYPELSVPKGMTPNEYLAELTWAGAQQRYPQGTPAAIHATLEKELALIAKMEFSPYFLTIHDIVQYARRQGILCQGRGSAANSAVCYCLKITSVDPAQCELLFERFISEERKEPPDIDVDFEHERREEVIQHIYNQYGRDRAGLCATVIHYRPRSAIREVGKAMGLSEDVTASIAKTIWGSWGSEMDGERVQKETGLDLADPYLKRAIALADQMIGMPRHLSQHVGGFILTKGALTNTIPIGNGAMPERSFIEWDKDDIEELGILKIDVLALGMLTCIRKCFTLIETHCGETHTLASVEQEDAAVYDMLQKGDSLGVFQVESRAQMNMLPRLRPKTFYDLVIQVAIVRPGPIQGDMVHPYLKRRKGKEAFEYPSPGIEFGDPDELKDILKRTLGVPIFQEQAMKIAMVAARFSPAEANQLRKAMATFRSRGLVSEHKEKMVGRMVERGYDEEFAARCFSQIEGFGEYGFPESHAASFAHLVYVSSWIKHYYPAIFAAGLLNSQPMGFYAPAQIVRDAREHGVTVLAADVNYSQWDNTVEWQMIAGKRQLVLRLGLRQIEGFGEADAARLLNARDTPYADLEDLRDRARLHSRPINLLAAADAFRSTGKDRRAALWDARALKAVPDLPLFAFTRQRDEGEDALVQLPAMPLSEHVVADYQTMRLSLKAHPFTFLRQTYTEQGFIPAATLRDQRFNAPVKVAGIVLIRQKPGSAKGVCFITLEDEGGVINLVVWPDVMERYRKVVMGARLMEVHGRMQKDEDVIHVVAEQLYDATPKLLSLSDDLLETDVARADHVVSPLPSSLNSHPRDAKVIPSSRDFH comes from the coding sequence ATGCCCGATCCATCGCTCACCCCGCCCAAGCCGATCCTGGTACGGACCGATGATTTCGAACCCAACGCGCCTACCCCTTATGTGGAATTGGGCCTTATTAGCGCGTTTTCATTCCTGCGCGGTGCATCGCAGGCGCGCCAGATCATCGAGACCGCTTTTGAACTCGGGTACCATGCACTCGGCATTGCCGACTGCAACACGATGGCAGGCGTTGTGCAGCATCATGCCAATGCTAAGGTCGCCAAAATTCGTCCGGTTATCGGCTGCCGTCTGGAACTGATGGAGGGGTATGCATTTCTTGCTTACCCGAAGGATCGCGATGCCTATGGCCGGCTGTGCACACTGCTTTCCCAAGGCAAGATGCAAACGCTGGATGGTGAATGGCAGGACAAGGGCGAATGCCACCTTACGCTCGACATGCTCGCGCAGCATAGCGACGGCGTTCAATTAATCGCATTGCCGGGCGACGATGTGGCTGCCTTCTCCAAAGCACTACCCAGCCTGGCGGTGAAACTGCCGTCCCTCAAACATATTGCCGCAGCATATCTGTACCGCGGAAATGATCGCGCGCGGATCGCAATGCTGGACCAGCTGGCGGCCGATAACGGGCTGATGATCCTGGCCACAAACGATGTACATTATCATGTGCCAAGCCGCCGCCCGCTGCAGGACGTAATGACCTGCATTCGGGAAAAAACCACCATTGCCAATGCAGGCTATCTGCTTAACTCAAACGGCGAACGCCACCTGAAATCTCCGGAGGAGATGCAGCGCCTGTTTGCCTCATGGCCTCATGCGATTGCGGCCACGCGCGACGTTGCGGACGCCTGCAATTTCTCGCTCGATGAATTGCGCTACGAATACCCCGAACTCAGTGTGCCCAAGGGCATGACGCCAAACGAGTATCTCGCAGAACTGACCTGGGCCGGTGCGCAGCAACGTTATCCGCAAGGAACCCCTGCCGCCATTCACGCGACGCTGGAAAAGGAACTGGCACTGATCGCGAAAATGGAATTTTCGCCCTATTTTCTGACCATTCACGATATCGTTCAATACGCGCGCAGACAGGGAATCCTGTGCCAGGGGCGCGGGTCGGCTGCCAACAGTGCGGTCTGTTACTGCCTCAAGATCACTTCCGTCGATCCGGCACAATGCGAGCTTTTGTTCGAACGGTTCATTTCCGAAGAACGCAAGGAACCGCCCGATATCGACGTCGATTTCGAACATGAACGGCGCGAAGAGGTTATCCAGCATATCTACAACCAATATGGCCGCGACCGCGCCGGACTATGCGCCACTGTGATCCACTACCGCCCGCGCAGTGCCATTCGCGAGGTGGGTAAGGCGATGGGTCTGTCCGAAGATGTAACGGCCTCAATCGCGAAGACGATCTGGGGCAGTTGGGGCAGCGAAATGGATGGGGAACGGGTGCAGAAGGAAACCGGGCTCGACCTGGCCGACCCCTATCTCAAACGAGCCATCGCTTTAGCCGATCAGATGATAGGAATGCCGCGCCATCTTTCGCAGCATGTTGGCGGATTCATCCTGACCAAGGGCGCGCTGACCAACACGATTCCCATCGGCAACGGAGCTATGCCGGAACGCAGTTTCATCGAATGGGACAAGGACGACATCGAGGAACTGGGCATCCTCAAGATCGATGTTCTGGCGTTGGGAATGCTGACCTGCATCCGCAAATGCTTCACACTGATCGAGACACATTGCGGCGAAACCCATACCCTCGCCAGCGTGGAGCAGGAGGATGCGGCAGTATACGACATGCTGCAAAAGGGGGATTCCCTGGGCGTATTCCAGGTGGAAAGCCGCGCGCAGATGAACATGCTGCCGCGTCTACGACCCAAAACGTTTTACGATCTGGTCATTCAGGTTGCTATTGTGCGGCCCGGTCCGATCCAGGGCGACATGGTCCACCCATACCTCAAACGCCGCAAGGGCAAGGAAGCGTTCGAATATCCATCGCCCGGCATCGAATTTGGTGACCCCGATGAACTGAAGGATATCCTCAAGCGCACATTGGGCGTGCCGATCTTTCAGGAACAGGCAATGAAAATCGCCATGGTAGCGGCGCGGTTCAGCCCGGCCGAAGCAAACCAGTTGCGCAAGGCCATGGCCACCTTCCGCAGTCGCGGCCTGGTGTCCGAACATAAGGAAAAGATGGTCGGCCGTATGGTGGAGCGTGGATACGACGAAGAATTTGCCGCACGGTGTTTCAGCCAGATCGAGGGGTTCGGCGAGTATGGTTTTCCCGAGAGCCACGCCGCCAGCTTCGCTCATCTCGTTTATGTCTCCAGCTGGATCAAACACTACTACCCGGCGATCTTCGCCGCCGGGCTGCTCAATTCCCAGCCAATGGGGTTCTATGCACCGGCACAGATCGTACGCGATGCGCGCGAACATGGCGTCACGGTGCTTGCTGCCGATGTGAACTACAGTCAGTGGGACAACACTGTCGAATGGCAAATGATAGCCGGGAAAAGGCAACTTGTCCTGCGGCTTGGCCTGCGCCAGATCGAGGGGTTCGGTGAAGCTGACGCGGCTCGCCTGCTGAACGCGCGTGATACTCCTTATGCCGATCTGGAAGATCTGAGAGATAGGGCGCGGCTGCATTCGCGCCCGATCAACCTGCTTGCTGCCGCCGATGCGTTCCGTTCCACCGGCAAGGATCGCCGCGCAGCCCTGTGGGACGCCCGGGCGTTGAAGGCGGTTCCGGACCTGCCGCTATTCGCTTTCACACGTCAGCGCGACGAGGGTGAGGATGCGTTGGTACAGCTTCCTGCTATGCCACTGAGCGAGCATGTTGTCGCCGACTACCAGACCATGCGGCTGTCACTGAAAGCGCACCCTTTCACTTTCCTGCGCCAGACCTACACCGAACAGGGGTTCATACCCGCTGCCACGTTACGCGATCAGCGGTTCAACGCGCCGGTCAAGGTGGCCGGCATCGTGCTAATCAGGCAGAAACCGGGTAGTGCGAAGGGTGTATGCTTCATCACGCTGGAAGATGAAGGTGGGGTCATAAATCTTGTCGTATGGCCCGACGTAATGGAGCGATACCGCAAGGTCGTGATGGGCGCGCGTCTGATGGAGGTTCATGGAAGGATGCAGAAAGACGAGGACGTAATCCATGTTGTCGCCGAACAACTCTATGACGCAACGCCTAAGCTGCTTAGCCTGTCCGACGATCTGCTGGAAACCGACGTAGCCCGCGCCGATCACGTGGTCAGCCCGCTCCCCAGCAGCCTCAATAGTCACCCGCGCGACGCGAAGGTCATTCCATCGTCCCGGGATTTCCACTGA
- the hflX gene encoding GTPase HflX translates to MSFDDNLLDDVTRGARAVVISPDIRGTVHDLEPESRLEEACGLALAIGVVVARAEIIPIRAVKPGTLFGQGQVDNIATACAQEDAELVIIDGALSPIQQRNLEDRLKRKVIDRTGLILEIFGERADTAEGRLQVELAHLDYQQSRLVRSWTHLERQRGGFGFLGGPGETQIEADRRMIRQRMGRLRRELDQVRRTRTLHRDRRGKAPWPVVALVGYTNAGKSTLFNRMTGAEVMAEDLLFATLDPTMRAISLPGVEKAILSDTVGFISDLPTQLVAAFRATLEEVTGADLIVHVRDIANPASAAQKSQVLSILRDLDVIDAGAENGEDIQPAKPPIPILEVWNKVDLLEGDRTQDIREQAGHDDMVVAVSAETGEGVDTLDTRIAELLTAKAQLHEIVLPARAGRRIAWLHAHGDVAEDSDAGELDGEPLRRLKVLLNPKELGQFESL, encoded by the coding sequence TTGAGTTTCGATGACAATCTGCTCGACGATGTAACCCGCGGCGCGCGCGCCGTAGTTATCAGCCCGGACATTCGCGGCACAGTTCACGATCTTGAACCGGAATCGCGGCTCGAAGAGGCATGCGGCCTCGCGCTCGCTATCGGTGTGGTCGTTGCCCGGGCAGAGATTATTCCCATACGTGCGGTGAAGCCGGGCACCTTGTTCGGACAAGGTCAGGTGGACAATATTGCCACCGCTTGCGCGCAGGAAGATGCCGAACTTGTCATCATCGATGGCGCGCTCAGTCCGATCCAGCAGCGCAATCTGGAAGACAGGCTGAAGCGCAAGGTTATCGACCGCACCGGATTGATTCTGGAAATTTTCGGTGAGCGCGCCGATACTGCGGAAGGGCGCCTGCAGGTAGAATTGGCGCATCTCGACTACCAGCAAAGCCGCCTTGTGCGCAGCTGGACCCACCTGGAAAGGCAGCGCGGCGGCTTCGGCTTCCTCGGTGGTCCGGGCGAAACGCAGATCGAGGCCGACCGCCGGATGATCCGCCAGCGGATGGGGCGATTGCGCCGCGAACTGGACCAGGTGCGCCGCACACGTACCTTGCACCGTGACCGCCGCGGCAAGGCCCCATGGCCGGTCGTTGCTCTTGTCGGTTACACCAACGCCGGAAAATCCACGCTGTTCAACCGCATGACCGGCGCAGAAGTGATGGCGGAGGATCTTTTGTTCGCCACGCTGGACCCGACAATGCGCGCCATCTCGCTTCCGGGCGTAGAAAAGGCGATTCTGTCCGATACTGTCGGCTTCATTTCCGATCTTCCGACGCAGCTTGTTGCCGCTTTCCGCGCCACCTTGGAAGAGGTTACCGGCGCCGACCTGATCGTACATGTGAGAGATATCGCCAACCCTGCGAGCGCCGCGCAAAAGTCGCAGGTGCTATCGATCCTGCGCGATCTCGATGTGATCGATGCTGGAGCCGAAAACGGCGAGGATATTCAGCCTGCAAAGCCGCCTATTCCCATTCTGGAAGTCTGGAACAAGGTCGATCTGCTGGAAGGTGACCGGACGCAGGACATTCGGGAGCAGGCGGGCCATGACGATATGGTCGTGGCCGTTTCAGCCGAGACGGGGGAGGGGGTCGACACCCTCGACACCCGTATCGCCGAATTGCTCACCGCAAAGGCGCAATTGCACGAGATCGTGCTGCCTGCAAGGGCAGGGCGGCGCATCGCCTGGCTGCACGCTCACGGCGATGTAGCAGAGGATTCCGACGCCGGCGAGCTCGACGGTGAGCCGTTGCGGCGGTTAAAGGTGCTGCTCAATCCGAAAGAGCTTGGACAGTTCGAAAGCCTATGA
- the mazG gene encoding nucleoside triphosphate pyrophosphohydrolase, giving the protein MVNTPNDTEPTDTASDSVQRLLTVMARLRDPVTGCSWDLAQDFASIAPYTIEEAYEVADAIERTAYADLREELGDLLLQVVFHARIAEEAGLFTFTDVANSISDKMVARHPHIFGNAGGTMGETRWEKLKAAERQQKGEASAMDGVATTLPAALRAQKLQKRAARDGFDWPDTAGPAAKVIEEMEELKTADAGHKVEEAGDLMFAAVNLVRAHGIAAEDALRAANRKFERRYRSMETLANNTDASFANLTLDEKESLWQAVKRGEKS; this is encoded by the coding sequence ATGGTCAACACCCCCAACGACACCGAGCCCACCGATACCGCGTCGGACTCCGTCCAACGCTTGCTTACCGTAATGGCCCGTCTCAGGGACCCGGTTACAGGCTGCAGCTGGGATTTGGCACAGGATTTTGCCTCCATCGCGCCTTATACAATCGAGGAGGCTTACGAGGTTGCCGATGCGATCGAACGCACGGCCTATGCGGATTTGCGGGAGGAGTTGGGCGATCTTTTGCTGCAGGTCGTTTTCCACGCGCGGATCGCTGAAGAAGCGGGACTGTTCACCTTTACCGATGTTGCAAACAGCATCAGCGATAAGATGGTAGCGCGTCACCCGCATATCTTCGGCAATGCGGGCGGAACCATGGGCGAAACGCGCTGGGAAAAACTCAAGGCCGCAGAACGCCAGCAGAAAGGCGAGGCGAGCGCGATGGACGGCGTAGCCACCACCCTGCCCGCAGCTTTACGCGCGCAAAAGCTTCAAAAACGCGCCGCCCGTGATGGGTTCGACTGGCCCGACACGGCCGGTCCGGCAGCCAAGGTCATCGAAGAGATGGAGGAGCTCAAAACCGCCGATGCCGGTCACAAGGTGGAAGAGGCGGGCGACCTGATGTTTGCCGCAGTCAATCTGGTTCGCGCTCACGGTATCGCCGCCGAGGATGCCTTGCGCGCGGCCAACCGCAAATTCGAGCGCCGTTATCGCTCCATGGAAACGCTGGCGAACAACACCGATGCAAGCTTTGCAAACCTGACACTCGACGAAAAAGAGAGCCTTTGGCAAGCCGTCAAACGCGGCGAGAAATCATAG